The Myroides fluvii region GGCATGTATTTAACGAAAGAAAAAAAAGCTGAGATCTTCCAACAACACGGAGGTGTAGCTGCAAACACAGGATCTGCAGAAGGACAAATTGCTTTGTTCACTTACAGAATCTCTCACTTAACTGAGCACTTAAAAAGAAATCGTAAAGATTACAACACGGAGCGTTCATTAGTTCTTTTAGTAGGTAAAAGAAGAAGACTTCTTGACTACTTAAAGAAAACTGAGATTAACAGATATCGTGAGATCATTAAAGTATTGGGTATTAGAAAATAATCAATATAGGAAAGAGGTGCCTGCGCGCCTCTTTTTGTTTTTTTGCCTTTAGCAGAGTTAGATCTGGTTTTTCATTGGGTTTCATATACTACACAACACACAACACAACACACACAACACATTTTACGTCTCTCTTTGGAGAGACAGAAACCCTAAAGTATTAAATTATTATGATTCCTAAGGTAACCAAAGAAATTATCGATTTAGGAGATGGACGTAGCATCTCAATCGAAACGGGGAAATTAGCGAAACAAGCAGATGGTTCTGTTGTTGTTCGTATGGGAGACTGTATGCTTTTAGCTACAGCTGTTTCTGCGAGAACGGCAAATCCAGGTGTGGACTTCCTTCCTTTAACTGTAGATTACAGAGAAAAATTCGCTGCTGCTGGACGTTTTCCAGGAGGCTTTTTTAAACGCGAGGCTCGTCCTAGTGACCAAGAAGTGTTGACAATGCGTCTAGTTGACCGTTGTTTGCGCCCTTTGTTCCCAGATGATTACCATGCGGAAACACAAGTGATGATTCAGTTGATGTCTCATGACGAAAACGTAATGCCTGATGCATTAGCTGGTTTAGCTGCTTCTGCAGCATTAGCTGTGTCAGATATTCCTTTTTACAATTCAATCTCTGAGGTAAGAGTTGGTCGTGTAGACGGACAATTCATTATCAACCCATCAAGAGAGCAGTTAGATGCTTCTGATCTAGATATGATGATCGGTGCTTCTAAAGACTCTGTATGTATGGTAGAGGGTGAAATGAGAGAAATCTCAGAACAAGATATGATTGATGCAATTAAATTTGCACATGAAGCAATCAAAGTTCAAATCGAAGCACAAGAAAAAATGCGTGCAGCTCTAGGTCTTACTTTCCGTGAGTATGAACCAGAACCAACAGATGCTGAAGTAGAAAAAATCGTGTATGATGCCGCTTATGCTAAATTATACGAAATCGCTTCTCATGCTAGTGGTAAGAGCGAGCGTGGTGAGAAATTTGCTGAGGTGAAAGAAGAAGTATTGACTCTATTCTCAGAAGAGGATTTAGTTGAAAAGGCTGAATTAATCAGTACTTACTTCAAGAAAACACAAAAAGAAGCAGTACGCAACTTAATCTTAGATCAAAATATCCGTTTAGATGGTCGTAAAACAACTGAAATTCGCCCAATTTGGAGTGAAGTTGATTACTTACCTTCAGTACACGGATCATCTTTGTTTACTCGTGGTGAAACACAAGCGTTAGCTACTGTTACTTTAGGTACATCAAGAGATGCAAATATC contains the following coding sequences:
- a CDS encoding polyribonucleotide nucleotidyltransferase — encoded protein: MIPKVTKEIIDLGDGRSISIETGKLAKQADGSVVVRMGDCMLLATAVSARTANPGVDFLPLTVDYREKFAAAGRFPGGFFKREARPSDQEVLTMRLVDRCLRPLFPDDYHAETQVMIQLMSHDENVMPDALAGLAASAALAVSDIPFYNSISEVRVGRVDGQFIINPSREQLDASDLDMMIGASKDSVCMVEGEMREISEQDMIDAIKFAHEAIKVQIEAQEKMRAALGLTFREYEPEPTDAEVEKIVYDAAYAKLYEIASHASGKSERGEKFAEVKEEVLTLFSEEDLVEKAELISTYFKKTQKEAVRNLILDQNIRLDGRKTTEIRPIWSEVDYLPSVHGSSLFTRGETQALATVTLGTSRDANIIDLPSEQGEERFYLHYNFPPFSTGEAKPLRGTSRREVGHGNLAQRALKNMIPADCPYTIRLVSEVLESNGSSSMATVCAGTLALMDAGIQLVKPVSGIAMGLISDAKTGRWAVLSDILGDEDHLGDMDFKVTGTRDGITACQMDIKIDGLAYDIMEQALKQALDGRLHILGLLEETIAVPNETVKPKAPKIITVTIPKDFIGAVIGPGGKNIQALQAETGTTIVINEEGDFGLIEVLGTDQAGMDRALASISNTIFSPVEGDVYKVKVVKMLDFGAVVEFVPGKETLLHVSEFDWKRIENPSDVLKIGDELEVKYMGIDPKTRKPKVSRKALMPRPPRENKPEGNKPEGAQGAKTEEKK
- the rpsO gene encoding 30S ribosomal protein S15, encoding MYLTKEKKAEIFQQHGGVAANTGSAEGQIALFTYRISHLTEHLKRNRKDYNTERSLVLLVGKRRRLLDYLKKTEINRYREIIKVLGIRK